In Sulfuricurvum sp., the following proteins share a genomic window:
- a CDS encoding ATP-binding protein: protein MRKILLSIALVTTAFATQIEVDVTGHPESVLVNGKIAYVSNVGNELKPTEKDGDGYISLINQKGEVVDKNFLTGLNAPKGMALIGGTLYVADVDTVRGYNLKTKKEIFSLVFEGVNFLNDITVQNENTLLISSTDKGKIFEINVKNKSYKAFRALPDANGLLYSNGIIYGVGHKLVTINLKNHKTTELSKKEGIFDGIQKSGDTLYFSDWVRMEKAGVIHTYNLKTKKEHDLPLETIAGPADFWIDSKTNTIWIPKMMEGKLLISSLK from the coding sequence ATGAGAAAAATTCTTTTGAGCATCGCATTAGTGACAACAGCATTTGCTACACAAATCGAAGTAGATGTAACCGGACACCCAGAAAGCGTTTTAGTCAATGGCAAAATTGCCTATGTTAGCAATGTAGGTAATGAGTTAAAACCTACAGAGAAAGACGGTGATGGCTATATTTCACTGATTAATCAAAAAGGGGAAGTTGTCGATAAAAACTTCCTCACAGGTCTCAATGCACCAAAAGGGATGGCACTAATAGGTGGGACTCTTTATGTAGCGGATGTGGACACTGTACGAGGATATAATCTTAAAACTAAGAAAGAAATTTTTTCACTTGTCTTTGAGGGGGTCAACTTCCTCAATGACATAACGGTTCAAAATGAAAATACACTTCTCATCAGTTCAACAGACAAAGGTAAAATTTTTGAAATCAATGTAAAAAATAAATCGTACAAAGCATTCAGAGCGCTTCCTGATGCGAATGGACTACTGTATAGCAATGGGATAATCTACGGTGTGGGGCATAAACTTGTCACAATAAATCTCAAAAACCATAAAACGACAGAACTCTCTAAAAAAGAGGGGATATTTGACGGTATCCAGAAATCAGGTGATACACTCTATTTTTCCGATTGGGTACGAATGGAAAAAGCCGGAGTAATACATACCTATAATCTCAAAACAAAAAAAGAACACGATCTTCCGCTAGAGACTATCGCAGGTCCGGCTGATTTTTGGATCGATTCAAAAACAAATACGATTTGGATTCCAAAAATGATGGAAGGAAAACTCCTTATTTCGTCATTGAAATAA
- a CDS encoding diguanylate cyclase, whose translation MTEIGHNHKFSDLVDIVAFERLMESLYKATGIPNGLVAEDGELLSQVGWTNACALFHRVNVQTNQQCQESNIELMQTLHEGEVACAKCKNGLIDYATPVVIEGRRLATLFLGQVLSEAPDMDFFRQRAAEVGYDEAEYIDAIRAVPIVAKEQMEALMDCMVGMAEMLAASGLARLRESIMEHNLKKSTKKRVQLEDLLDSSPIGIGWSTLDGKIEYINHQFTKLFGYVLEDIPNIDTWYHKAYPDANYRESLLIPWYKSVIVAYENGTTPPELEGNITCKDGSERHIVVRVSWVGDKRLVSFSDMTAHWQSERRNRAHDEMLEMVAKGSPLSEILHTIVHTIESEDTDALCSILLLDEDGKHLHSGAALSLPEFYNEAINGVEIGMGVGSCGTAAYTGKRVIVEDIMSHEYWKPYASLAAQADLGSCWSEPIISSEGKVLGTFAIYHRKPTKPEESDIERIKFAANLAAIAIDNRNARSELEHRAYSDYLTGLGNRRYFIEQAEEELSRRHRYGGEISLIMFDIDYFKKINDTYGHSIGDLVLQKIAEVCRTILREIDIIGRIGGEEFAILLPQTDAEEAHHVAERLRVVISQAEVIVNGLQSTFTASFGVVAAGNGATKIDELLNEADKALYKAKESGRNRVCIAKKQSM comes from the coding sequence GTGACGGAGATTGGGCACAACCACAAATTCAGTGATCTTGTTGATATTGTTGCATTTGAACGATTGATGGAGAGTTTGTACAAGGCTACGGGAATCCCAAACGGGCTTGTTGCCGAAGACGGTGAGCTTCTATCCCAAGTAGGGTGGACAAACGCTTGTGCACTGTTTCATCGCGTAAATGTGCAAACCAATCAACAGTGTCAAGAGAGCAATATCGAGCTTATGCAGACTTTACATGAGGGTGAAGTCGCCTGTGCCAAGTGTAAAAATGGTCTGATCGACTATGCGACGCCTGTGGTCATTGAAGGTCGCCGCTTGGCAACGCTGTTTTTAGGGCAGGTGTTGAGTGAAGCGCCTGATATGGACTTTTTTCGCCAACGGGCCGCAGAGGTCGGCTATGATGAAGCTGAGTACATAGACGCGATCCGTGCCGTTCCCATCGTCGCAAAAGAGCAGATGGAAGCTCTGATGGATTGTATGGTAGGAATGGCAGAGATGCTGGCCGCAAGCGGTCTGGCGCGGTTGCGTGAGAGTATCATGGAACATAACCTGAAGAAGAGTACCAAGAAACGGGTGCAACTGGAAGATCTTTTGGACTCTTCTCCTATCGGGATCGGTTGGTCAACTCTTGATGGAAAGATTGAGTACATTAACCATCAATTTACAAAATTGTTCGGTTATGTATTGGAAGATATACCTAATATCGATACATGGTATCACAAAGCGTATCCTGATGCAAACTATAGAGAGAGTCTTCTTATCCCGTGGTATAAGTCGGTCATAGTGGCGTATGAGAACGGTACGACTCCTCCTGAACTGGAAGGAAATATTACTTGCAAGGATGGTAGCGAGCGTCATATCGTTGTTCGTGTTTCGTGGGTTGGGGATAAACGGCTGGTAAGTTTTAGTGATATGACCGCACACTGGCAAAGTGAACGGCGAAACCGTGCCCATGATGAGATGCTCGAAATGGTGGCAAAAGGTTCACCGTTGTCTGAAATACTCCATACGATAGTCCATACTATTGAATCTGAAGATACCGATGCTCTGTGCAGTATTTTGTTGTTGGATGAGGACGGAAAACATTTACACAGCGGAGCAGCGCTGAGTCTTCCTGAATTTTACAACGAAGCAATTAACGGAGTTGAGATCGGAATGGGTGTGGGGTCTTGCGGGACGGCAGCTTATACCGGAAAGCGTGTTATTGTCGAGGACATCATGAGTCATGAATACTGGAAGCCGTATGCATCTTTAGCTGCGCAAGCCGACTTAGGATCATGTTGGTCGGAACCGATCATCTCGTCTGAGGGGAAGGTATTAGGGACGTTTGCCATTTATCATAGAAAGCCGACTAAGCCTGAAGAGAGCGACATTGAACGGATTAAATTTGCGGCGAATTTAGCGGCGATAGCGATAGATAATAGAAATGCGCGCAGCGAATTAGAACATCGAGCCTACTCAGATTATTTGACGGGATTGGGCAATCGGCGTTATTTCATCGAACAAGCGGAGGAAGAACTCTCTCGTCGTCATCGTTACGGTGGAGAGATTTCTCTCATCATGTTTGACATTGATTACTTCAAAAAAATCAACGATACCTATGGACACAGTATCGGTGATTTGGTACTCCAAAAAATAGCTGAGGTTTGTCGTACTATTTTGCGTGAAATCGACATTATCGGGCGTATTGGCGGTGAAGAATTTGCTATATTGCTTCCGCAGACCGATGCTGAGGAAGCACATCATGTTGCTGAACGCTTACGTGTTGTGATTTCCCAAGCTGAAGTTATAGTTAATGGATTGCAGTCAACGTTTACCGCATCGTTTGGTGTCGTAGCAGCAGGTAATGGTGCTACTAAGATTGATGAATTGTTGAATGAGGCTGACAAAGCGCTGTATAAAGCAAAAGAGAGCGGGCGCAATCGAGTGTGTATAGCAAAAAAACAGAGTATGTAA
- a CDS encoding class III extradiol ring-cleavage dioxygenase has translation MPLDATMYRRRAPAFFVGHGSPMIGIEENDLTRSLKVLGKNIDEPKAILVISAHWMPPFFGASVHHSPALLYDFFGFPEPLYHVQYPAPNAEFLTPQMKEIFPNLVIKERGLDHGSWTILKHLYPYANIPVMQLGIHRDLSLREHFEIGKRIRELREHGVMIIGSGNITHNLSRVDSNPDAPPHEWAIAFDTFIKESIEKMDIDSLIGFRDIAPYAEIAHPTLEHYIPLLYIAGTMYDDDDKSSFPYEGFSHGSLSMRNWLLNNAF, from the coding sequence ATGCCACTTGACGCAACAATGTATCGACGTCGTGCACCCGCTTTTTTCGTCGGGCACGGTAGCCCGATGATCGGTATTGAAGAGAATGATTTAACCCGTTCATTAAAAGTTCTTGGTAAAAATATCGATGAGCCAAAAGCGATTCTCGTTATTTCTGCCCACTGGATGCCCCCATTTTTCGGTGCTTCAGTCCACCATAGCCCTGCACTTTTGTACGATTTTTTTGGATTCCCAGAGCCTCTCTATCACGTCCAATACCCTGCCCCTAACGCTGAATTTCTCACTCCACAGATGAAAGAAATTTTTCCTAATCTTGTTATTAAAGAGCGCGGTTTAGATCACGGTTCATGGACGATACTCAAGCACCTCTATCCTTATGCCAATATCCCTGTAATGCAGTTAGGTATCCACCGTGATTTGAGTTTACGGGAACATTTTGAAATCGGAAAACGGATTCGTGAACTGCGAGAACATGGCGTTATGATTATCGGAAGCGGAAATATCACTCATAACCTCTCACGTGTTGACTCAAATCCCGACGCTCCACCACACGAATGGGCAATTGCATTCGATACTTTTATCAAAGAATCTATCGAAAAAATGGATATCGACTCACTCATAGGATTTCGCGACATAGCTCCATACGCTGAAATCGCTCACCCTACGTTGGAACATTATATTCCATTACTCTATATCGCCGGTACCATGTACGATGACGATGATAAAAGCAGTTTTCCTTATGAAGGATTTTCACACGGCTCACTCAGCATGAGAAATTGGCTATTAAATAATGCTTTCTAA
- a CDS encoding pirin family protein → MSKLIHLSNERGVSELGWLHSRFSFSFAEYHNHDRMGFGALRVINDDIIKAGTGFGMHPHRDMEIITIVTKGALEHKDSEGNHGIIHAGEIQYMSAGTGVYHSEHATQESDTELFQIWIYPNRFGYKPCYEQRDFRFLVDKKGWHTLVSGDGIDHSIRIRQDATIRIARLREGEALTLPSLCPGCGFLLLVMSGKLSLNEIILNLRDEIQITDNSEDVVNAIEDSEILLFEVPKYQ, encoded by the coding sequence ATGTCTAAACTAATCCATCTATCCAATGAACGGGGAGTTTCTGAACTAGGCTGGCTACATAGCCGCTTTAGTTTTTCATTTGCCGAATATCATAACCATGATCGAATGGGCTTTGGTGCGCTACGTGTCATCAATGATGATATTATCAAAGCCGGCACTGGTTTTGGGATGCATCCCCATCGTGATATGGAGATTATAACAATCGTCACCAAAGGCGCTCTCGAACATAAAGACTCAGAAGGAAACCATGGTATCATCCACGCAGGAGAGATACAATATATGTCGGCAGGTACGGGTGTATACCATTCGGAGCATGCAACCCAAGAGAGTGATACCGAGTTGTTTCAGATATGGATTTATCCCAATCGCTTCGGCTATAAACCCTGCTATGAACAGCGTGATTTTCGTTTTTTAGTTGATAAAAAGGGGTGGCATACACTGGTATCGGGTGATGGGATTGATCACTCTATCCGCATACGTCAAGATGCTACTATACGGATTGCTCGATTACGTGAAGGAGAGGCACTTACCCTTCCCTCTCTGTGCCCAGGTTGCGGATTTTTACTTCTCGTCATGAGTGGAAAATTGAGTCTCAACGAAATCATTCTAAATCTTCGTGATGAGATACAGATAACCGATAATAGTGAAGATGTCGTGAATGCTATAGAAGATTCTGAGATACTTTTATTTGAAGTACCAAAATACCAATAA
- a CDS encoding MarR family transcriptional regulator, with translation MKKLPDYEHTITTALSTWVEMMKAFNRIRSLELTLIEENGLTIGQFSLLELLYHRGEQSIGAATVLAMSTPGNMTVVVKNLSKRGLIMSHKNPNDKRSSILKITDEGKRIMESLFPEHSRRIQTFMSGLSTDEQNETQKLLRKLNKSLRGVHHV, from the coding sequence ATGAAGAAATTACCTGATTATGAACATACCATTACCACTGCCCTCTCAACATGGGTTGAGATGATGAAAGCATTTAATCGTATACGTTCTCTCGAACTGACCCTTATCGAAGAAAATGGGCTCACTATAGGACAATTTTCCTTATTGGAACTCCTCTATCATCGAGGTGAACAAAGTATCGGAGCGGCAACGGTACTCGCTATGAGTACTCCTGGGAACATGACTGTCGTGGTCAAAAATCTTTCCAAACGTGGGCTAATAATGTCTCATAAAAATCCAAATGACAAACGGAGTTCAATCCTTAAAATAACCGATGAGGGTAAACGCATTATGGAATCGCTTTTTCCGGAGCATTCCCGACGAATTCAAACCTTTATGTCGGGGCTTAGTACTGATGAGCAAAATGAGACACAAAAACTTTTGCGTAAACTCAACAAATCACTACGAGGAGTTCACCATGTCTAA
- a CDS encoding DUF1294 domain-containing protein, which translates to MKSLLFLLIIFNLITFAIFGFDKFLARTNRQRISEKTFLMLAIIGGSVGAVFAQKIFRHKTRKFKYLFWVILSIQFISFELLWAFSSGYKGIF; encoded by the coding sequence ATGAAAAGTTTACTTTTTCTTCTTATCATTTTTAATCTTATAACATTTGCTATTTTTGGCTTTGATAAATTTCTCGCACGTACCAATCGGCAACGTATTAGTGAGAAGACATTCCTCATGTTAGCTATCATAGGTGGAAGTGTCGGTGCTGTATTTGCTCAAAAAATATTTCGTCATAAAACACGTAAATTTAAGTATCTTTTTTGGGTTATTTTATCTATCCAATTTATATCATTTGAATTATTATGGGCCTTCTCATCGGGTTATAAAGGGATCTTTTAA